In the Paenibacillus sp. FSL H7-0357 genome, one interval contains:
- a CDS encoding IS110 family transposase, with protein MGKSLHIQGLKGTKFSQQLRGVNLEQVLIVAIDAAKLHQKALICNYFGDILAKPFFFSVNQSGMQTLYHAIEQAVASTGAVRLFLGIEATGHYYEDIVREMAKQGYLVQILNAYTTFEERASALNWCKTDDLDLVAIAHALKSNKATEFRLAEGLQRQLHVLTRARRSEIRKRSTLRMEI; from the coding sequence ATGGGGAAATCCCTACACATTCAAGGCTTAAAGGGAACCAAGTTCAGTCAACAACTACGGGGTGTTAACCTGGAGCAGGTCCTCATCGTTGCTATCGATGCGGCCAAACTCCACCAAAAAGCCCTGATCTGCAATTATTTCGGCGACATCCTTGCAAAACCCTTTTTCTTTTCCGTCAATCAATCCGGCATGCAGACTCTATACCATGCCATCGAACAAGCGGTGGCCTCCACTGGGGCCGTACGCCTGTTTTTAGGAATTGAAGCTACTGGCCATTACTATGAAGATATCGTTAGAGAAATGGCCAAGCAAGGCTACCTCGTCCAGATTCTCAACGCGTATACGACTTTCGAAGAGCGGGCAAGTGCGCTGAACTGGTGTAAAACCGATGACCTCGATCTAGTCGCTATCGCTCATGCGCTGAAGAGCAATAAAGCCACCGAGTTTCGTTTGGCCGAGGGCCTTCAACGGCAGTTGCATGTTCTCACCCGGGCCAGACGCTCGGAGATCCGCAAACGCT
- a CDS encoding spore germination protein, with the protein MKNTEAVETSDRSSGKISSSRPLSPSLDETVALFRRIFSNDGTLRVRIIENTHNTWIRCGLIYVDGMIDRNLIQNGITKPLMTYEFLDKDLGTPAELMELIRLQIINISDIMVSTDLDELIGAIVGGKTVFLLDGYAGALNINAQGWQTRAIEEPTTDKAVRGPREGFNESLMTNLTLIRRRVQNSDLKFVFTDIGTRSKTQACICYMESLASPDILKELHGRLARVQLDHLLDTGYLAELIRDEPYSPFEMIGSTERPDSVVGKIMEGRIALLIEGSPFVLTLPYVFVENFQASEDYYIGYMFATFNRVLRVMGAFMSISIPALYVALVTYSQEMVPTLLLLSIATARLSVPFPTVVEAILMLTIFEILREAGARIPNSIGQAVSIVGALVLGQAAVDARIVSAPMVIVVGLTGITTLLNPRLTGPLIVVRILLLLMSFFFGIYGYFFGLLGLVIHLMSLRSFGVPYMLGVGSIRPQDIKDTAIRAPWWDMYLRPAIIGARNMKRKPPKKPVKRL; encoded by the coding sequence GTGAAGAATACAGAGGCTGTGGAAACAAGCGACCGTTCTTCCGGCAAAATATCTTCTTCCCGGCCGCTCAGTCCCTCATTGGATGAGACGGTGGCTCTATTCCGGCGTATCTTCAGCAACGACGGGACACTGAGAGTACGGATAATTGAGAATACACATAACACGTGGATCCGCTGTGGCCTGATTTATGTGGATGGGATGATCGACCGGAATTTGATTCAGAATGGCATTACCAAACCGCTGATGACCTACGAATTCCTGGACAAGGATCTGGGAACCCCGGCAGAGCTTATGGAACTTATCCGCCTTCAGATTATCAATATCAGTGACATTATGGTCTCTACGGATTTGGATGAATTAATAGGGGCCATAGTGGGAGGGAAAACGGTATTTCTGCTGGACGGATACGCCGGTGCGCTGAATATTAATGCCCAAGGCTGGCAGACCCGCGCCATTGAAGAACCTACGACCGACAAAGCGGTCCGGGGCCCAAGGGAAGGCTTCAATGAATCGCTGATGACCAACCTGACGCTGATCCGCCGCAGAGTGCAGAATTCCGATTTGAAGTTTGTATTTACCGACATCGGTACCCGGTCAAAAACCCAGGCCTGTATCTGCTATATGGAAAGCCTTGCTTCACCGGATATTCTCAAGGAGCTGCATGGAAGGCTTGCAAGGGTACAGCTCGACCATTTGCTGGATACCGGCTATCTGGCCGAGCTGATCCGTGATGAACCTTATTCGCCTTTTGAGATGATCGGCAGTACGGAACGGCCGGATTCGGTAGTGGGCAAAATCATGGAGGGCAGAATTGCCCTGCTGATTGAAGGAAGTCCGTTTGTTCTGACGCTGCCCTATGTTTTTGTGGAGAATTTTCAGGCCAGTGAGGATTATTATATCGGTTATATGTTCGCTACTTTCAACCGTGTGCTCAGAGTGATGGGAGCCTTCATGTCCATCAGTATTCCTGCACTTTATGTCGCACTTGTTACTTACAGCCAGGAGATGGTTCCTACATTACTGCTGCTAAGCATTGCCACCGCACGATTATCGGTTCCCTTTCCCACAGTAGTCGAGGCAATTCTTATGCTGACCATCTTTGAGATTCTGCGTGAAGCGGGGGCGCGGATTCCCAATTCCATTGGCCAGGCGGTCAGCATTGTAGGCGCGCTGGTGCTGGGCCAGGCTGCGGTGGATGCACGGATCGTCAGTGCCCCGATGGTCATTGTTGTGGGTCTTACCGGGATTACTACCCTGCTGAATCCCCGGCTCACCGGACCGTTAATTGTAGTACGGATCCTTTTGCTGCTGATGAGTTTCTTTTTTGGAATCTACGGCTATTTCTTCGGCTTGCTCGGTTTGGTCATCCATTTGATGAGCCTGCGCTCCTTCGGAGTTCCCTATATGCTCGGGGTGGGCTCGATCCGGCCGCAGGATATCAAGGATACCGCCATCCGTGCACCTTGGTGGGACATGTATCTGCGTCCGGCGATCATCGGGGCGCGCAACATGAAGCGGAAGCCGCCCAAGAAACCGGTTAAGCGGTTATGA
- a CDS encoding Ger(x)C family spore germination protein, producing MNRGQKILSALLSAVLLFVISGCWNYSEVDDMSIVAGVAIDRNKADGKLQMTVEMVDTQGGLQENQAGFKTLSFTGDTIFEIARDMISMTGKKLFWSHAKVIIFSEEVAREGLIKAIDWYSRDTETRSDVFIFVSEQKNARDVVNQNSTTEAIMSFELAQMMRDEKYVSSAPVVEIWDFIDKLETSGYNAVAPLVYINEENGQKNERVDGAAVFVKDKMVGKLTGKEAKNMLFAKNDIKGGVLEVNNAQGTPAYSLEILSSRTKVKPAMIDGKVHIQINTVTHTGLDEVMTAAGLSSNENIAAIEKRAGEELQKEILSLIHKVQQEYHADIFGFGEAVHENLPKTWTKLREQWPDEFVNLDVDVSSKVIIQSTAKTTRAIKLGD from the coding sequence ATGAACAGGGGACAAAAAATACTGTCTGCGCTGCTCTCCGCAGTGCTGCTGTTTGTCATCTCCGGCTGCTGGAATTATTCCGAGGTGGATGATATGTCCATCGTGGCCGGCGTAGCCATCGACAGGAACAAGGCGGACGGCAAGCTGCAGATGACAGTGGAAATGGTGGACACCCAGGGTGGACTTCAGGAGAATCAGGCAGGCTTCAAGACGCTTAGTTTTACAGGAGATACTATATTTGAAATCGCCCGCGACATGATATCGATGACCGGCAAGAAGCTCTTCTGGAGTCACGCCAAGGTGATTATTTTCAGTGAAGAGGTTGCGAGGGAAGGCTTGATCAAAGCAATAGACTGGTACAGCAGGGATACAGAGACCCGATCCGATGTCTTTATTTTTGTATCAGAACAGAAAAATGCACGGGATGTAGTTAACCAGAACAGTACAACAGAAGCGATTATGTCCTTTGAACTGGCACAGATGATGCGTGATGAGAAGTACGTCAGCAGCGCTCCGGTTGTGGAAATCTGGGATTTCATCGACAAGCTGGAGACCTCAGGTTATAATGCCGTCGCACCGCTGGTGTATATCAATGAGGAGAACGGGCAGAAAAATGAGCGTGTGGATGGAGCAGCAGTATTTGTAAAGGATAAAATGGTCGGAAAATTGACCGGGAAAGAGGCGAAAAACATGCTTTTCGCCAAAAATGATATAAAAGGTGGTGTACTGGAGGTGAATAATGCGCAGGGGACTCCCGCTTATTCCCTTGAAATATTATCAAGCAGGACGAAAGTCAAACCTGCAATGATAGATGGTAAAGTTCATATACAGATCAATACAGTGACGCATACCGGGCTGGACGAAGTGATGACTGCAGCGGGTTTATCCAGCAACGAGAACATAGCGGCTATTGAAAAACGCGCAGGCGAGGAATTGCAAAAGGAGATACTCTCCTTAATCCATAAGGTGCAGCAGGAATACCATGCCGATATCTTTGGCTTTGGCGAAGCTGTTCATGAGAATCTGCCCAAGACCTGGACCAAGCTCCGCGAGCAATGGCCGGATGAATTTGTCAATCTGGATGTGGACGTCAGCTCCAAGGTGATTATTCAGAGCACTGCCAAAACAACGCGGGCGATTAAGCTGGGGGATTAG